From Woronichinia naegeliana WA131, the proteins below share one genomic window:
- a CDS encoding chemotaxis protein CheW, with protein sequence MVEEPDFLIKDQSDIGAEFQTLQALEGELHLRFCVPSQEEFALPAIAIREVMQQAPDRITPIPNASPLLLGTINLRGQIIWVADLGQFLGNPTLLNTDRVEIPVIAVEDQDTILGLAIESLGEMEWLDTEKLQASNNVPDHISPYVQGEWILNTETHQVLRLLDYVAILRSARWAT encoded by the coding sequence ATGGTAGAAGAGCCAGATTTTTTGATCAAAGATCAGTCAGATATTGGGGCTGAATTTCAAACATTGCAGGCCCTAGAGGGGGAATTACATCTGCGCTTTTGTGTGCCCTCCCAGGAAGAATTTGCTTTACCGGCGATCGCCATTCGCGAGGTTATGCAGCAAGCACCGGATCGAATTACACCTATTCCCAATGCTTCACCGTTATTATTGGGCACAATTAACCTACGGGGTCAGATCATTTGGGTGGCAGATCTTGGTCAATTTTTAGGGAATCCTACCCTTTTAAATACGGATCGAGTTGAAATTCCTGTGATTGCCGTCGAAGATCAAGACACGATTCTAGGACTGGCGATCGAATCCCTCGGCGAAATGGAATGGCTCGATACTGAGAAGTTACAAGCCTCCAATAATGTACCTGATCATATTTCTCCCTACGTTCAAGGGGAATGGATACTTAACACTGAAACCCATCAAGTTTTGCGACTGTTAGACTATGTGGCGATTCTGCGCTCGGCTCGCTGGGCTACTTAA
- a CDS encoding MlaE family lipid ABC transporter permease subunit — protein MNDYQPFNGNLQIWLERLAAAFFLGGQVFLHILQGRIHRRNTLEQMSMVGPASTTIALVTAGFVGMVFTIQVAREFIHFGATTTVGGVLAIALARELAPVLTAVVVAGRVGSAFAAEIGTMRVTEQIDALYMLKTDPIDYLVVPRVLACALMLPILTLLALLIGMTGGLFISYSLYDINPTVFLKSVQNFLQLWDVFSALIKSLIFGAVIAVIGCSWGLTTTGGAKGVGQSTTTAVVTSLLAVFIVNFFLSWLMFQGTGNANVGEG, from the coding sequence ATGAACGACTATCAGCCTTTTAACGGTAATTTACAGATCTGGCTTGAACGATTGGCGGCAGCATTTTTTCTGGGAGGTCAGGTTTTTCTGCATATCCTTCAGGGCAGAATTCATCGTCGCAATACCCTCGAACAAATGAGTATGGTTGGCCCTGCTTCTACCACGATCGCTCTGGTAACGGCGGGTTTTGTAGGAATGGTCTTTACCATTCAGGTTGCCAGGGAGTTCATTCATTTTGGCGCGACAACAACGGTGGGTGGAGTATTAGCGATCGCTCTGGCAAGGGAACTGGCCCCGGTCTTAACCGCAGTGGTAGTGGCGGGAAGAGTTGGCTCGGCTTTTGCCGCAGAAATCGGCACGATGCGGGTAACGGAACAAATTGACGCACTCTATATGCTAAAAACTGACCCAATTGATTATTTAGTTGTCCCCAGGGTCTTAGCTTGTGCCTTGATGTTGCCGATTTTAACCCTGTTAGCCTTGTTAATCGGGATGACAGGAGGCTTGTTTATTTCCTATAGTCTCTATGATATTAATCCCACCGTCTTTTTAAAGTCAGTTCAAAATTTTCTTCAACTGTGGGATGTATTTAGTGCTCTGATTAAATCCCTCATTTTTGGAGCCGTGATTGCCGTGATCGGTTGTAGTTGGGGCTTAACCACGACGGGGGGTGCAAAAGGGGTCGGCCAATCAACGACCACCGCCGTTGTTACTTCTTTATTAGCCGTCTTTATCGTTAATTTTTTCCTGTCCTGGCTGATGTTTCAAGGAACGGGGAATGCCAATGTGGGAGAGGGGTAA
- a CDS encoding peptidoglycan-binding protein, producing the protein MTTATAIPTSLEQMESQNLVISLADLKKDTELLEEIQTRLKALGLYSSNIDGLWGPGTEQGVEQFCQTVYLNSMDTGIFGASFAKALLDTKDINNPGPYGLPNWWQNGNENALAQAIAKEAHAQGITDRNQICYIMATIQHETAATYKPIAEYGGASRPYAPYYGRGYVQLTWKYNYAKYSDKLHQDYVSNPNEVMQPDVSLFVIVDGMKNGVFTGKTLGDYISGSHVDFVNARRIINGTDRAELIASYAQQWQKTTLF; encoded by the coding sequence ATGACTACTGCTACAGCTATTCCCACATCTTTAGAGCAAATGGAATCCCAAAATCTGGTGATTTCCCTCGCTGATCTCAAAAAAGATACGGAACTACTTGAAGAAATTCAAACCCGTTTAAAAGCTTTAGGACTTTACTCCAGCAATATTGATGGATTGTGGGGGCCAGGGACAGAACAAGGAGTTGAGCAATTTTGCCAAACCGTTTATCTCAATTCTATGGATACAGGGATTTTTGGAGCTTCTTTTGCAAAAGCTTTATTAGATACCAAGGATATTAATAATCCTGGCCCCTACGGACTCCCAAACTGGTGGCAAAATGGGAATGAAAATGCCCTCGCCCAGGCGATCGCAAAAGAAGCTCATGCCCAGGGAATCACAGACCGAAATCAGATTTGTTACATTATGGCCACCATTCAACATGAAACCGCCGCAACCTATAAACCAATCGCCGAATATGGAGGAGCAAGTCGTCCCTACGCGCCCTATTATGGTCGGGGTTATGTACAGCTAACCTGGAAATATAACTATGCTAAATATAGCGATAAGCTTCATCAAGATTATGTGAGTAATCCTAATGAAGTGATGCAACCTGATGTCTCTTTATTTGTCATTGTTGACGGTATGAAAAATGGTGTTTTCACTGGTAAAACATTGGGGGATTATATCTCTGGAAGTCATGTTGATTTTGTCAATGCTCGACGTATTATTAATGGGACTGACCGCGCTGAATTAATCGCCAGTTACGCTCAACAATGGCAAAAAACAACCTTATTTTAA
- a CDS encoding response regulator — protein MSEVLLVEDSPVQREMIAGILKDHGWKVTIACDGVEALEQLQQFSPDLVVLDIVMPRMNGYEVCRRIKSDPKTKNVPVVMCSSKGEEFDRYWGMRQGADAYIAKPFQPLELIGTIKQLLRG, from the coding sequence ATGAGCGAAGTTTTGCTTGTCGAAGATAGTCCCGTTCAACGGGAGATGATCGCCGGCATCCTCAAAGATCACGGATGGAAAGTTACCATTGCTTGTGATGGCGTTGAAGCCCTAGAGCAGTTGCAACAATTTAGTCCCGACCTAGTGGTTTTAGACATTGTGATGCCCCGGATGAATGGCTATGAAGTGTGTCGGCGTATTAAGTCTGATCCTAAAACCAAGAATGTTCCAGTGGTGATGTGTTCTTCTAAAGGTGAAGAGTTTGATCGTTATTGGGGAATGCGGCAGGGGGCGGATGCTTATATTGCCAAGCCTTTTCAACCCCTTGAACTGATTGGAACTATTAAGCAACTCCTTCGGGGTTGA
- a CDS encoding response regulator: MQGNLGEIDIRSILQLIELGQRTGELFVEAYQSPSQTLVPGENACWFVFFVNGQIVYAVDKSYGQLKRLRDYLRRFNLADQIQLVSSDHGVISTTNDPEYGYLWLLLEKNILTPVQARNIIQGMVQEVLFDLLSLRQGTFIFEMGTALDPPLTAFEISPFILQMTKQVQEWKQFHPFVQSPDQMIAIADQPKLASVLSEKLYQRLITWAKNKSSLRQLSRYLHRDLPMVARSLAPYIERGLLSMIDPPRPVSQPKPISPWDTYPSITLPQVVCIDDERTVGKQTELILSRQGYVVSYFNDPLEALQQLFQLKPDLILCDISMPKLDGYEICAMLRHSIVFRQTPIIMLTGKDAFMDRVRAHLVGATDYLTKPFSEGELLLLLESYLPVQHL, encoded by the coding sequence ATGCAGGGAAACCTAGGGGAAATTGATATTCGTAGTATCCTGCAACTGATTGAGCTGGGTCAGCGTACAGGGGAATTGTTTGTTGAAGCCTATCAATCACCCTCCCAAACTTTAGTGCCAGGGGAGAATGCTTGCTGGTTTGTGTTTTTTGTCAATGGTCAAATCGTCTATGCGGTGGATAAAAGTTATGGCCAGCTTAAACGGTTGCGAGATTATCTACGTCGTTTCAATTTAGCTGATCAGATTCAACTCGTGAGTTCGGATCATGGGGTGATCTCGACAACAAACGATCCAGAGTATGGCTATCTGTGGTTACTGCTAGAGAAAAATATTTTGACACCAGTGCAGGCCCGAAACATTATTCAGGGCATGGTGCAAGAGGTTCTTTTTGATCTCCTTAGTTTACGACAGGGAACCTTTATTTTTGAGATGGGAACAGCCCTGGATCCCCCGCTCACTGCCTTTGAAATCTCGCCATTTATTTTACAAATGACGAAGCAGGTACAGGAATGGAAACAGTTTCATCCCTTTGTTCAATCGCCAGACCAAATGATTGCGATCGCCGATCAACCGAAATTGGCCAGCGTCCTCTCGGAAAAACTATATCAACGCTTAATCACCTGGGCTAAAAATAAATCCTCTCTGCGGCAATTATCTCGCTATCTCCATCGGGATCTACCTATGGTCGCTCGCAGTTTAGCTCCTTACATTGAAAGAGGTTTACTTTCTATGATTGATCCTCCTCGACCCGTTAGTCAGCCCAAACCCATTTCTCCCTGGGACACCTATCCCAGCATTACCTTACCCCAGGTGGTCTGTATTGACGATGAGCGGACAGTGGGCAAACAAACAGAGCTGATTCTCAGTCGTCAAGGCTATGTCGTTAGTTATTTTAATGATCCCCTGGAAGCCTTACAGCAACTCTTCCAGCTTAAGCCAGATTTGATTCTGTGTGATATTTCTATGCCCAAGCTAGATGGCTATGAAATTTGTGCCATGCTTCGTCACTCTATCGTGTTTCGCCAAACCCCAATTATTATGCTAACGGGCAAAGATGCTTTTATGGACAGAGTCAGGGCCCACCTAGTGGGAGCAACAGATTATTTGACTAAACCCTTCAGTGAGGGAGAATTACTGCTACTTCTAGAGTCCTATCTTCCGGTACAACACTTGTAA
- the hmpF gene encoding pilus motility taxis protein HmpF, translating into MLYLAEVKKQTRNFLGGLKTELKLLACQHSDQTWSALPNEELLTSESLESVNEGTLWMLQLVNRQLQGTPETAAPELVRQLQKLSRLSEKLKDQQEEIDQWKQSLTYQSQELARREMELDTREAEAEDKEAELQQLGRQKQEIDLAWNRLEYERQQLLDLQNRFGYLLNLAPSHSEQLQILLNRLAGQPEAAASLNESLQTALNAAQAQQEVFNRYWQDLSKYRQQAAQQGQSLGQKREIILLCRQELERTQIALEKAKIQFAVEQNVLSNHQTTLRRLNIQLQMTEDLQTRLYRLASGGMDSSSEHRIDLGSLEKMPLGQLEESLQHLQSDLDKLVHFVNDQEEELTLQCQAVEELQIQLTQVNDYERIAIEEEMNEEQERKRMLDETLVGQRRNLKERQDVLVQHLRVLRRRQGIVGFDANLPTINLDPVINHLEGVKRKANEERNKLEADIHNLQQSLQQIQEMVHHLDVEQADKKKNLAQEEEDWQGFQREVIQLQTKVSLYEAALQPLQDQLDCLRPQVESLADLLLTT; encoded by the coding sequence GTGCTGTACTTAGCAGAAGTTAAAAAGCAAACACGGAATTTTTTAGGTGGTTTGAAGACGGAACTCAAACTTCTTGCCTGCCAACATAGTGATCAGACCTGGAGTGCCCTACCCAATGAAGAACTCTTGACCTCAGAAAGTCTGGAATCTGTCAATGAGGGAACTCTCTGGATGCTCCAATTAGTCAATCGTCAACTCCAGGGAACGCCAGAAACGGCCGCTCCCGAATTGGTGCGTCAACTTCAGAAATTGTCCCGCCTCTCTGAAAAGCTGAAAGATCAGCAGGAAGAAATCGATCAGTGGAAACAATCCTTGACCTATCAAAGTCAAGAATTGGCCCGTCGGGAAATGGAATTGGATACGCGAGAAGCCGAAGCCGAGGATAAGGAAGCTGAATTACAGCAACTGGGGCGACAAAAACAAGAAATTGATCTAGCTTGGAATCGGCTAGAGTACGAACGCCAGCAACTGCTCGATCTCCAAAATCGTTTTGGTTATTTGCTGAATCTTGCCCCCAGTCACAGTGAACAACTCCAAATTTTACTAAATCGTCTTGCCGGTCAACCGGAAGCTGCCGCAAGCCTCAATGAATCGTTACAAACGGCCCTCAATGCCGCTCAAGCCCAGCAGGAAGTCTTTAACCGCTATTGGCAAGATTTGAGCAAATATCGACAACAAGCAGCCCAGCAGGGGCAATCTCTTGGACAAAAACGGGAAATTATTCTACTTTGTCGGCAAGAGTTAGAGCGTACTCAAATTGCGTTGGAAAAGGCCAAAATACAATTTGCTGTTGAGCAAAATGTTCTCAGCAATCATCAGACGACGCTCCGTCGTTTAAATATTCAACTCCAAATGACTGAAGATTTGCAGACTCGACTCTATCGATTAGCTAGTGGTGGTATGGATAGTAGCTCTGAACATAGAATCGATCTCGGCAGTCTCGAAAAAATGCCCCTAGGACAATTAGAAGAAAGCCTTCAACATCTTCAGTCTGATCTTGATAAGTTGGTTCATTTTGTTAATGATCAGGAAGAAGAATTAACTTTACAGTGCCAAGCTGTAGAGGAATTGCAGATCCAACTCACTCAGGTAAACGACTATGAGCGCATTGCCATTGAAGAGGAAATGAATGAGGAACAAGAGCGCAAACGCATGTTGGATGAAACCCTTGTAGGACAACGCCGTAATTTAAAAGAGCGTCAGGATGTTTTGGTGCAACATTTACGGGTTTTACGTCGCCGGCAAGGAATTGTCGGTTTTGATGCTAATTTGCCGACCATTAATTTAGATCCAGTGATTAATCATTTGGAAGGGGTCAAACGTAAGGCGAACGAAGAGCGCAATAAACTAGAAGCAGATATTCACAATCTTCAACAGAGCCTACAGCAAATCCAAGAAATGGTTCATCATCTGGATGTGGAACAGGCTGATAAAAAGAAAAACCTCGCCCAGGAAGAAGAGGATTGGCAAGGATTTCAACGAGAAGTTATTCAACTTCAGACCAAAGTCTCTCTATATGAAGCTGCTCTACAACCCTTACAAGATCAACTGGACTGCCTACGACCCCAAGTAGAGAGCCTGGCAGATTTATTGCTCACAACCTAA
- a CDS encoding methyl-accepting chemotaxis protein gives MASGKDYSNLYGQAYVAYGQGNYEEAASYIEEMGEAYPDDPNVLLLQGHIYLGLERYDIAQQKYEKVLQISERQDLRDCAVQSLEQVQSITGVVIKTESRTVESSKNIVRTGEEEKTLLPGMGESTFVVSSDVAAQQFQFGEVFPAFSDTRGENNPNIPTYQPWLGETDPAHLDSLLDRDAIPTVQISPSQQRERGEDLMPNLDEFNDASLDNLADFDLTDIAPELPDSSLFMQTGDLGMGISARLKEAFAAEGSPTVAASSPPPGMVTWLKPDDSLAGEMTGASSRYVKPTVEVDPGFLGWFVNAPLKRKQLYIAIAAGVTSALTVLVVNGVSGMLSPHPATPAPVSSEKSSSGKNTPKSPNAIKTDAKTGGNKSKASTGSSSQAPLLLVALLTGVAAAGVTWLISNLLIRQIKRTIDDLQNQFDAIYEGNFNVRARIYSEDELGQLAQSFNYISQVILTATSEAQERASATEKAREKLQRQVIRLLDDVEGASRGDLTVQAEVTADELGAVADAFNLTIQNLREIVSQVKQAAKQVNRNSTDSESFARNNSSDALRMAEELAVTLNSVQLMTESIQRVAENAREAEEVAHTSSLTALKGGESVERTVAGILQIRETVSETARKVKRLAEASQEISKIVAVISQIASRTNLLALNASIQAARAGDAGRGFAIVADEVRQLADRSAKSLKEIEQIVLQIQSETGSVMTAMEEGIQQVIDVTDKSEQSKRALEDIIEVSNRINTLVRSITADTVRQQENSSAVAQVMQSIELTAQETSQESQRVAGSLQSLVSISRDLLTSVERFRLDQGTK, from the coding sequence ATGGCATCAGGGAAAGACTATTCCAACCTCTACGGACAAGCTTATGTGGCCTATGGCCAGGGCAATTATGAAGAAGCTGCGTCCTATATCGAAGAAATGGGGGAAGCTTACCCCGATGATCCCAATGTTCTACTCCTTCAAGGTCATATTTATCTGGGCCTAGAACGCTATGATATTGCTCAACAAAAATATGAAAAAGTTCTACAAATCTCTGAACGTCAGGACTTGAGAGACTGTGCGGTGCAATCTCTAGAACAAGTTCAAAGCATTACAGGGGTCGTCATTAAAACAGAAAGTAGAACGGTAGAATCGTCAAAAAACATCGTTAGGACAGGAGAAGAGGAAAAGACCTTATTGCCAGGAATGGGGGAATCGACCTTTGTTGTCTCTTCTGATGTGGCAGCTCAACAATTCCAATTCGGAGAAGTCTTTCCCGCTTTTTCTGATACTAGAGGAGAGAACAATCCCAATATTCCTACCTATCAACCCTGGTTAGGAGAAACCGATCCCGCTCATTTAGACTCGCTCTTGGATCGGGATGCAATTCCGACAGTACAAATCTCTCCTTCCCAACAGAGAGAAAGGGGAGAGGATCTGATGCCGAATCTAGATGAGTTTAATGATGCCTCTTTAGATAATCTTGCTGATTTTGACTTAACCGATATCGCGCCCGAACTACCGGATTCTTCCCTTTTTATGCAAACGGGAGATCTCGGTATGGGGATATCAGCAAGATTAAAAGAAGCTTTTGCGGCTGAGGGATCTCCTACGGTGGCCGCTAGCAGCCCTCCTCCAGGGATGGTCACCTGGTTAAAACCCGATGATAGTCTTGCAGGAGAGATGACAGGCGCTTCTAGTCGCTACGTCAAACCGACGGTAGAAGTGGATCCTGGCTTTTTAGGCTGGTTTGTCAATGCTCCTTTAAAACGAAAACAACTTTATATTGCGATCGCGGCTGGCGTAACTTCTGCTTTAACGGTGTTAGTGGTCAATGGTGTTTCAGGAATGCTTTCTCCTCATCCAGCCACTCCGGCCCCTGTCAGTTCTGAAAAATCGTCCTCAGGGAAAAATACACCGAAAAGCCCCAATGCGATAAAAACAGACGCAAAAACAGGCGGAAATAAGTCTAAAGCCTCAACAGGTTCCTCTTCCCAGGCTCCCCTGCTTCTGGTTGCTCTCTTAACAGGAGTTGCGGCAGCCGGAGTGACTTGGTTAATTAGCAATCTCCTGATTCGTCAAATTAAACGCACCATTGATGATCTTCAAAATCAATTTGACGCTATTTACGAGGGGAATTTTAATGTTCGCGCCCGAATCTATTCAGAGGATGAATTGGGTCAGTTAGCCCAAAGTTTTAACTACATTTCCCAGGTGATTCTGACTGCTACCAGTGAAGCCCAGGAACGGGCCTCTGCGACGGAAAAAGCACGGGAAAAATTACAACGTCAGGTTATTCGTTTACTAGATGATGTAGAAGGGGCCTCACGAGGCGATCTAACGGTTCAGGCGGAGGTAACGGCCGATGAGTTGGGAGCCGTGGCCGATGCTTTTAACTTGACTATCCAAAATTTACGCGAAATTGTTTCCCAGGTAAAACAAGCGGCAAAACAGGTTAACCGCAATTCCACCGATAGTGAATCCTTTGCTCGTAATAATTCCAGCGACGCACTACGAATGGCGGAAGAGTTAGCCGTTACCCTGAATTCCGTCCAGTTGATGACAGAATCGATTCAACGGGTTGCAGAAAATGCACGGGAAGCGGAGGAAGTAGCCCATACCTCCTCTCTCACCGCCTTGAAAGGGGGAGAATCGGTTGAACGAACGGTGGCGGGTATCTTGCAAATTAGAGAAACCGTTTCGGAAACGGCTCGCAAGGTAAAACGGTTAGCCGAAGCATCCCAGGAAATTTCTAAAATTGTGGCGGTGATTTCCCAAATTGCATCTCGTACTAACTTATTGGCGTTAAATGCGTCGATTCAAGCCGCTAGGGCGGGGGATGCGGGTCGAGGCTTTGCGATCGTTGCGGATGAAGTGCGACAGTTGGCCGATCGCTCGGCTAAGTCTTTGAAAGAAATTGAACAGATCGTGTTACAAATCCAAAGTGAAACGGGGTCAGTAATGACGGCGATGGAAGAGGGCATTCAACAGGTTATCGATGTAACCGATAAGTCAGAACAATCTAAACGCGCCCTAGAAGACATTATTGAAGTGTCTAATCGCATTAACACCCTAGTGCGATCAATCACGGCAGATACGGTTAGACAACAGGAAAACTCTAGTGCGGTTGCTCAGGTTATGCAGTCTATTGAGTTAACGGCCCAGGAAACATCCCAGGAATCCCAACGGGTAGCAGGTTCCTTACAATCTCTCGTCTCCATTTCCAGGGATTTACTGACTTCCGTAGAACGTTTCCGCTTAGATCAAGGAACAAAATAA